Below is a genomic region from Triticum dicoccoides isolate Atlit2015 ecotype Zavitan chromosome 5A, WEW_v2.0, whole genome shotgun sequence.
AAGGGCTGCTCTAGTGCGATCCTCTTTTCCCCTACCCGGCTACCCGTTCCTCCTCATTGCCGACGTGCTCCAACAGATGATCTGGGGGACGAGGCTCTCCACCACCCCTAGTCGATGGGGCGCCCCTGGTGGTGCTCCAGTATGCCAACGACACGCTAATCATCATGCGGGCGGAACTGGCGGCGTCGGCTCGGTTGCGGGTCATTCTAGATTTGTCCGCCTCGACTGTGGGCCTCGTGATCAACTTCACCAAAGGCACCCTCGTCGCCATGGATGTCCTGGCGGATGCCCTAGTTGTGATCGTAGCCACATTCCAATGCAGTGTCGGCTCCTTCCCCCAGTCCTATCTCGGGCTGCCCCTTTCCCGCGACAAGCTCAAGCTCGACGACTTTGCGCCCGTGATCGCTAAGGTGGACCGTTATCTTGCGGGGTGGTGGGCGCGCCTACTATTCTGGGCGGGGCGCCTCATGTTGATCAATGCGGTCCTCGACTCCATCCCAAACTACGCCATGGCGGCCATACGGCTCCCCCCGGCGGTGTTCGCATTTCTTGCTAAGATCCGACGCGTCTTCTTTGGAATGTCGCCGACCGGGCCTCCGGTGTGCAGTTCCTGATCGCATGGGACCGTTTTGCCTGTCCAAGGATGGCTCGCCATCCCTTGCTGCGACCCTCAAATGCTACCGAGACGATGTGATCCTCTGGCGAGCCAGGTTCAATCGCCTAATCGTTGGCTCTGTCTGGTGTGCCCCCCTCCTTTGTTCTCTGCCCTCAcggttgaaattaaaaaaaagtctGATGTATCTACAAACTATAATATATTCCTTGCTATCTTGTTTGACTCCTGCAGAATTTTACATCACATTTCTCTTTGTTGGGTGTCATCCCTTCCGGTTTCTGTGCAGCAAGATATTGGACAGGGTAGTGACAGTTGAATATGCCTTCAGGGTTGATGACAATGAAAGAGATGACAGACATGGCAGTCCCAGACGAGGCGGCGACAGATACGGCAGTCCCAGACGAGGCGGTGACAGATATGACAGTCCCAGACGAGGCGGTGACGATACGGCAGTCCCAAACGAGTCCATGTAACTCTGGGTACGATCGCCGCGATCGAGCACCGTACGGTAGGAGCCGTAGCCCTGTCTATGATCGTTATGACACAGATGATGTACGCGGTTTTAAGCAATTGTTGGTGGAACTGACACGGATGATGTGCGCGGTTACGCCTCTTAATGGCCTCTTGAGGAACAATGCCAGTGAATGAATCCCTCTGCATTTACCACCTGACACTTTCGAGAGCTAGTTTGTTTGTTTGTTGTATGGTATGCCAGTTCACAGTACTAGCTAAGATGTTAGTAATGCCCAAGATATGTATGGTTCAGTGCCAATGGTGTCACGAAAGCTAGCACGGCCTGGAGATTTATGTACCAGTAACTTTTTTGTTCTCACAATGATCTTTTTGTGAATTTGGCTAGAAATTCATTTTCTACAAAATTCAGTGGGGATAATTATTTGTCGAGGATACAACTCCAACTCAAGCTACAACAACAACTCCCACTGAGTTCCATCCAGACCCTCCTGACCCCCGCGTCGCCCGAGCCAGGCGACTCggaggaaccctagccgccggcgcCCTATCGCCCACCCTCCACTCGCCGTCGCCCGCTGCCACACAGAGCTCCCCCGGCTCGTGAGCACTCTGCACGAAGAACGACGGCCCGCCACCGCCAGATCTGCACGAGCTTTCCCCGGCAGGAGCTTTTGGCGGGGGCGGAGGCAGAGGGAGTAGTGGGAGGGGGCGTTCGGCCGGGGGAGGGGTCGCCGCCCTGGGGAGGACGCGGGGGGGAGCCAGGCTCCGTGGCACAGACCGAAGGCGTGGCTAGCCAGGTACACAGAAAATTGAGTACGTGTACACGTACAGGCCGGCCGGCGCACGGGGATTCGCCAGCCGTCGCGGCCGCCGCGTAACCCTGGGATATACATAGTATTGCTGCACTAGTGCTGCCCTGACGCATGCATCTGTGTACGTAGGCAAAATTGCCATGCACCACGTAAGGCCACCTGCATTTTAATTAGTACGTAGGCAAAATGGCCATGCACCACTACAGGGTCAATTAATAGATTAGCTAGTACGTACCACTTTGTATAATattgtacaacataaaaaaattacaTAGCTACAATATTACATGCAGTACCCTTAAATATCCAATTTAGAAGGTCTTTAGTTGGGGAGCATTGGAATTCCTGGTTACACTTGGTGCGGAGGTTGAAGGATGTTCAACTCTCTAATCAGCCAGACTCCTTACTCTGAAAGTTAACTAGAAGTTTGAGTGTTTACAGTCAAATCAATGTATATAAATCTAATTAATTCTGACATAATTCCAAGATCGATACATATTTGAAAAGTTAAGATTCTCTTGCGTATCAAGattttcatgtggtttgtccacaagcaagtaatCCTTACCAAAGATAATTTATTAAAGCAACGGTGGGTAGGTAGtgcatgatgttatttttgtgatcaagatgaaacaatacaacacctCTTCATAGATTGTCCTCTCGTGAAATTACTTTGGCGAACCATCCATATAGCCTTTAACATTATGCCTGCAGCTAGTATTGatgcgttatttgggacgtggctaacTGGACTGGATCATATTACTGCGGcccgtattcggattggaatatgcgcGCTTCTTTGGGCTATgtggaactgcaggaatgatatgTTCTTTAACAAACAACACATTTTACCtttcttgcaggttatcttcagaactacggcatggatccgtacgtggttaTTACTCACTCCTACGggctccagggagcctttggttactgggtgcaaccggtgggagatggtagcacgggatatcttcaaccggtttgaatGGCGGTCTCATAATATGATAGGTATTTAGCGATCTTGTCCTATTATCCCGCCGGTTGTGGCAATGAGTTTGTATTTCCTTTTTTGCTCCGTTTGCGAGCTGTACTGGATCTAAGACTATGTTTTTGTTCGCTTTTCTTAATAATATGACTGCATGCATCTTTCGGATGCAGAGGCGGGGGTAAGCCTCCTTTTAAAAAAAAACCCTAGTCCATCATGTTTATACTCTCCCCTGTGTATGCTGCACTCACGAAAATTCTTTTCTTATTCCAAAATTAATTAGATGACGGTTAGTCATGTAGGAGAGAGAGGCGTCGATCTGTATTTTTTTTTAATACTATCAAAAGTATTTAACCTCTCTGATAAAAAAAAGTATTTAACCTCTCCTTTTTGTTTTTTTGAGACAACTCTCCTTTTTGGTACAAAACCTCGTCGAACACTTCTCTGCGGGCcagccctccaggcctcttcgtgagCCGGCCTTCTACCGGGTTGCACACTGAGCCTTAGTCATTGTCGTCCAGGTCGACCCAGTAAGCGAGGTGACTCTTGAGCCGCCAAGTGATGGGCCGGGTTATACCTCCTGGCCGGGTCAAACTGTGGGGATATCCCCAACAATGCGGGACTTCATAAATTTATCCCATTGTGACTTGCTAAAATTCATCAGCGATGATATGGGGTTTCGTGAGGTGGTCGATGTATGCGTCTTATGTGGGATCGGTTTCACAGGGCGTGACTGGACTTTCAAGAAAAAGGTACAAGATGAGCCCTTGCTACTCCGGCAAAACATAAACTACCTGCAAGAAACCGGGACAATTGATTGGCCGAAGTAAAACTACTTGCAAGAAAACCAGATCAACATGTCAAAATTTCAAAGTTATTTTCCATACGAGCATCCTAATTAACTTGGGATCAGGATTGCATCGAAGGATAACATAACAGAATTACAACAAAACATAAACCAAAATGGAAAACACTATTATATCAAACCAACCAACATCCGTCCTGGTGAAGAAGCAACTTCACATTGGACGAGATTTATTTTTGTCACCACATGCCACAATGAACCAGGAAAGGGAAAACATCATGTTCACAAAAATATCCTTCTAAACACATCAGAAAGCGGGTTGGAACGAGCAGACCCTTGCGTCCGTGTACACCTTCCCTGGGAGGCAGTAGTAGCCCTCCTCTGGTGCACAGTGTGAGTCATCTGAGCAGATGCACAGCCCCTCGATGGCGCAACGCTTCTCGAAGATGGCCGGGCTCCCATTGATACCGAGAACCTGGTCGCTCCACTCACTGGAGAAGATCCCATCAGGGTCATACCTCTGCTTCACCTCCAGGAACTTGTCTGCCTTGGGGTGCTTGGCCATTGTGCCTTCAAAGGCAAAGTTACGGTTCTTGCCCCAGTGCGGGATGGCGTTGTACTTGTGCAGCGCCATCTGCTGGAGCTCATCGAGCACGTCATAGTGCGGGTTGGGCTCACCCTTGCTGTAACTCCGGTAGTAGGATATATCGAAGTCGATTGAGTCCTCTGGTTTGCCAAGGTAGGCAGAGGATGCCTTGACGTAGCGGAGGAGCATTCCCATACTGGCGTCGATTCCACAAAAGGATAGCGGGCTACGGTCACGTAGCTGTTGCATGTCGGCGATGAACGCTGGCACCCTAGAGAGCGCGATGCTATAGCCATTGGTGTAGAAGAAGGTTCCCCGGATGCGTGGGTCCCATGCGCATGAGGTGAGGAGTGCATCTTCTTGGCTACCGAGACATGCGCCGGACGCTTGGATCTGGTGCTGGAAGCCCACCACTGGGTACCCAGTGAACATGCTGCCGTTGTTGGTGAACCCATATGCTGCTGTCTCGAATAGCGATACCGTCGCATTTGCCGCCTTGCACCGGGCGATGGCATTGATGTTCTTCTCGAGAAGCTCCATTGTGACTCTGCCTCTGATGAGTGAGGCCGTCGGGTTGGAGCGGAATCCTAGGTGGTCATTGAGGCCGTGGCCCACCGTCTTGATGGCCACACGGTCGTCCTCACGGTAAATGACCTTGCGGAGCTGTGGTAGCCACGCCATGTCGCCGAATTCGTGGAGGTCGCCCCACCTGGCCGCCTTTTCCGCCATGTCTGAGTCATCACGTGTCACAAATGTCACCGACCGCTTGAACATCGGCTGCAATGCCAGTGTAACCTGGATATATGCATTGTTAAGAAAAATCTAGGATAAATAGTTGATTAATTAATTTGCTAGATATACTCCATAAATTAGCACAACTAGTTAATTGGACTTCTAATTTCTTTAGTTGTACTTCAAGAGTTAACCTTGGGCCATTAGGCGCATCAACACCTAAATCCTAATAACTCAAGCTGAGATGAGTGGGACCTTGAGAGTGGGCTAATCGGAAAACTTTCTATTCCTCCTTCCTCCTTCGCGTGAAACACTAGGAGCTAGATCCATGGTGTTGATCTACCTACTCTCTGACGAGATCACAGCCCCATCCATTCTTTCGGCACGTCGACAGCTCGTTTTATGCCACAATAGTGGTCGTTCGGTGGTCTGGAAGTCTTGATATAATATTTATTATGTTTGAAATGCTTTATACTTCCAATGTAATTTTATAATAGGTCTGATCCTTTTCGCCAAAAATGTATAATCCCTGATATCTCTCAGGAAAAATGGATTTGCTAATTTCCAGTGGCCTGAGAAATAGTTAATTCTCAGGAGACGTGAGGACTCTCTGGTCTCCATGTTACAACGCATGTGAGACAGAACGGACTGTATCCAGCCTTTTCTTCATGTTCTGAGCCTTTTCAGTTTTCTACATTGGGTAGGGAGTTTATATATAAGATGTTCGTATCCTAAAAAGGTGATGTTGCTTTTTCACCTTCATATTTCTATTTTGTTGCTTGCTTTTTAataccttttgtttttgtttttgttgttaTTATTACTAACTTGCACATTTGGAGAACATTAAAGCTCCATTTCTATGAAAATTTAATTGCTATTGCATGTTCTTCTTTGCTCTTGTTTTTTTCTTCATGTTTCCACTTTTTTGATACACTAGAGTTgcacatatttgttttgcttagttCCATTGAAGAATCCTCCAACATTATTTCCAACTAATATTGATTTTTTTGTTCTAGTTATATTTTAAATATATCACATGGGAATTTAATTTGCTATTTTTTATGCTATTTGCACTTTTGTAATATTAAATCTGGACACTAATGAAATGGGCAATTGGTTACACATTCAAATGTGCAACCTGGTTGATGTAAATTTTTGTAATGCTAAAGTTGCACTTTTTTCCTAAAAATGTGTGATTACTTTATTTAAAAAGTGCTACCGGATTGTTAACCAAATGGGCGACGCTACGCGTCCACCGGTGGATTAACTGAAAACATCCGCCATCTCCTGCGCCGTTGGATTGAGACACAAATAATTGTCAGATCTTCTTAATGAGGTGTGTCATGAATTGCAACAAGGTAGATGTTTCACAGCTCCCTCAGCAACAGTtgctttgtggcaaaaccaccgtgCCATTAtttttgctgatttttttaattatttttatctTCAACTTCTTTTGCAACATAGATGATGTTGCCGGAGGACTTTAACAACAAAGGTGCTGTGCAATTTTTTTATGCCTTCATCTTTTCTGCAGCATAGATGATGTTGTGGGAGGAGTTTTGCAACATGAATAAAGTTGCAGAAATTTTTTCACTGAAAATGATGATGTCATATGCGGTGTGAATCAAGAATTTTCTGCAACAGAGATAATATTGCGGGAAGACTTTTGCAACAAGGCACTTGTTGCGGCAAGTATACAAAAATATCACCGGCCAAAACGAcgaacagaggacgagaggggaggCTGAAGCCGCATAGCTGGGCCGACAGTGGCCAGAGTGGAGCTCAGGCATGCGCGCTCGAGCGGCGGCCATGGCTGCGAGCGGGCATACGAAGGCTGGGAGAGGAGGGGGCTGGAGAGAAaaaggaggagaggagaaaggatGGCCTGCGGCATCCTCCAATGTTCACTGGCGGTGGCAGTCCTGAAGCGGGAAGGAGAAGATAACGTATGGATGAGAAGCCTTAAAGAGTAGGCAAGGACAAGGACACGTATGTTTCTTTGTTCCTTTCGCATAGGACACGTGTTAATTGTAGAAGGCGGCGGAATGCACGGAAAATACACAGAAACACATGGGTGCTCCACACCCCTATAcgaaaaataattataaaaaatacctaaaaaattaaaaaatatctaAAATTTTGAGATATCAAACCTGGTTTCCCAATCTATTTTGTGTGAAATTTCatggaaaaaaatactaaaaaatgTATCCGTGGCGAAGGAATTACTGTCCGAACAAAAATCCACCCAAACAATGTTTTGCTATACATAGGAAGTTTTTGTCGTTCTTGCCACGAATACGTTTTCTAATATTTTTTCACAAAATTTCAGATGGGAGTACATCGGGAACCCACGTTTGATATCCCAAAATtctagattttttttcaaatttcttgaTATTTTTTTAACAAATTGTTCGTATAGGGGTGCGAAGTACTAGAGTACTATTTATCCCTTATGCATAAGTGAAATTTCCCCCTAGTTATGCACACAAGTTGGACTTTTCACGTACCTGGGAAACGACGCCTAGGACGCCAAGGGAGACCTTGGCGGCGTTGAGGTCAGGATGGTCCGCGCAGAGCTTCCGTACCACCGCGAACCCTTGGCTGGCCGGCGCCGGCGTGACGATCCTCATCCCGACCACGTACTCGTGCACGGCGCCGCCCTTTCCCCACAGCGAGCTGCCGTGCGCGCCCGTGGCCAGCAGGCCTCCTATGGTGAGCCCCGACCAGTACGGCGAGTGCGGCAGCGCGAGCCCTTTTGCTGAGGCCGCCTGGATGAGGTCCCGGAGCACCATGCCGCTCTCCACCGTCATAAGCCTCTTGGCGAGGTCGACGCTTACCACCCGGTTGAGCCGCTCCGTGCTTATGATGGTGCCATCGCTGCCGCCGGGGCAGGCCAGCTTGGGGAAGCTGTGGGAGTGCTTGGTGGCCACCTTCACCTTGCCCTTGGCCGCCGCCGCGGCTGCCACGGCCGCGACCAGCTCCTTCTCGGTGCGCGGGAAGGTGGCGCTGGCCGCGCGGCAGACGGTGCGGTCCAGGAAGGAGCCGAACGCGTTGGAGACAGTGCAGTCGGACGTGCCGCGCGCACAGACCACAGGCTCCGGCGGAGGGCTCGAGCCAGCGAGGCCGGCCAGGAGCACCAGGAGGAGAACCGTAAGCACCATTATGCTAAGGTAACTAACCAAGGCATTCAATGCTAGCTATATAGCTTGGTCAAGCTCACGGCACGCTGTGCAGCATATTCGTCACTTGTTAAACTAGCTAGACACGCTCGTTCAAAGTCAATGCATGCAAAGTCAATGTATCTACGGTGGGTGCGTACATTACAAGACGTAAAAAACATTACAGACGCGAAGACTACACGAGCTTCTTTGAATACAAAAGCAAGCCGCCCATGCACGGAGTATAGTAACAGTGGCGAAAATTTTATGAACTCCCCCCTTGTTTATACCTTTAGACCAATTATTCTTTAGCGTTTCACGAGCAATAATGTGATGACTTACCAAAAGAATGTGCCCACAAGTCAACTTGCAGGCGGCTATAACATCAATTCTTGCTTGAATAGTTGGGTTGTCGTCACCAAGTGTGGATTAAAAACCTCCTTTCTTTAACATTCGTTGTCACCAAAATACAGAAAGCCTCCAActagtttttatcaaaaacttttgaCCGAAGATGTAAAACTTCATCTATGACCTCATCAGATTTGAAACTTTTTTGAAGAATTCCTACGGGATTTCCATCCACTTATTTTTTTTCTTACGTTCGGTTTTTGTTTCATAGAAATAAAGTTACTAGATTCCTTAGGACCGTCTGCATAGTGCAGATTCATACTGTTAAAGCCCCCAAATGTATGGCATGCCTATATAACATGATCTCAACCTATGTCCTGATTTGTCATGGTGTATTGACTGATCAATTACACATGTCTATACTTATATTTACGGTTTTGCTATTTCACATACGAGTGTTTTACAATTGGGCATCATTCAATTTTGTGGCCGTTCAATCTTGCACAGAGATTCACGCTGGGAGGTGCCTTTTTTCGGGCGTTTTCCTTTTATGTTCCTTACCGGTCGCGTAATAGTTTCCGGGCGAACCCGTTACTGCCCAAGTGCCcatcccctaggccctagccctctTTGTCTCCTTTTTTCATTTCTGTCATTTCGATTCCTTGGCGATTTCCTTGTCGACCATGGCGATTCCGAGCTCCTTCTCTACTGCAACTTGATTTTCGATCCAGTTCCTTGTGGTTTCGGTTGGTTGTTCTTGTCTGCTCTCTTTCCCCACTGGATTTCTTCTAGATCTACTGCTTTCCCCTGGTGTTTGATATAGATGTATGTGTACGTGTACTCGTAGCGGTGGATTTTCTCTAGCGATTTTTGTTGTTCTTGTAGTGGTAGGTTCATGGATGTAGTGGTGGATTTGTTTCCCCTGTCGATTTTCTATGTGCTACCCTATGCGTCTGATCTGCTGGATCTAGTGGTATTGGTAGTTTTATTCCTGATCGTTCTTGTTATGTAGATGTAGGTCCTTACTCTTTCCTCGTTGATTTGATATCTGCTAGCCTGGGAGTTTGATTCCGACGGTGTTTTTGGGGGGTTAGATGTAGGTTCCCTGGTCGTTTGTTTCTGTATGTTCGTGTGATGTAGATGCAGTTGCTTATTTCAGTCCTTGCTCTAAATTTCCTTTGCCCTGGTCAGTTGATTTTTTCTCATCTGCGTGATGTAGAAGTAGGCGCTAATGGTCAATCCTTgctccttgctctgaatttggttcACCAGTCATTTTTTATTCTAATGACCCTTGTGATGTAGATGCAGGTCCTAATTGCCAATCCTTGATCTGAATTTAGGTTCAAGTGATGTAGAGATGTAGTAGTAATTTAGGAAAACCTCCCTCATCTGAAGTCAGGTTCTTACTCATGTGAATGTTCTTATTCATTCTGTTTTGGATTtgtatgtgtttggtggtctgtgtTGTATCTTCAGCTATTTTTTTGGTCATGAATTTCTCTGCCCTGGTACTTCTGTAATAAGGTGTTGGTACTTTAGATGCTATCTCCTTATTAGGTTGTGTAATTTTCAGTTTTGGTGTTATGCAATTTAAGTTTTTCATTCATTCTGTAGTATCGATATGGTCATGTCAGTGTTGTTGTATCCTCATTTATTTGATGCTTAGGGTTTGGCGTGTGTTACGGTGGctacttgaggattttggtgtgtctgctgctacctcgactcccttattgtcagacagtactggtgctatcagtattgcgcgtgacccggtgaagcatgagctcaccaagcacatcggtgtggatgcccactttgtgcgtgctgctgtgcaggatcagactctcgctcttcactatgtgccctctgagttacagttggcagatttcttcacgaaggcacagactCGAGCACAACATAGTTTtcttctctccaaactcagtgttgtcgatccaccatgagtttgaggtggtggtggtggtggtggtggtggtggtgggggtagATGTGTATAGCCCTTTTCGGTTTATCTCCATTGTATAAGGGGTCTTTTGCACTTTACCACACATGTACATGTATTGGCCTCTGGCCCTCCTGAGAATGCAGTTGCCATTCATCCAACATGGCATCAGATGCCAGGCTAGCCCCTCTCCCCCGCACGATGCAACTTCGTGCGCCTCGTTCctggcctgctcctctccggccgtCCGGCTGGTGTCTCTCCGTCCGGCCACTGTCCCGCCTCCGTGCCCCACCTCGTCCGGCCGCCGCTCCGTCCGGCCGCTGTCCCGTCTCGCCGCCCTGTCCGGGCGCCGTTTCGCTCGCCCGCTGCTCCGTCCGGCCTCCCCCTCGTCCCATCTTGCCCAGCAGCACCCGCTGCCCTGTCCGGCTGCCGCGGGTGCTGCAACCGCTACTGGCCCCGGCGTTGCTCCCAGCCGGCTGCTGCCCGTGTGCTGCTCTGCTGGCTCTTCTCCAGCGCTAAGGACAGGTGTTGCGGGGCTGCTGGCTCTCAATCCGGTTTGGATCGAGCCCCCCCTTGCGTCTCCACTACTCCTTAGCGCTGCCCTGTCTCTCTTGATCCAGACTCGGGGGTTCTGGTTCGAGCGAGTGAGCCTCATCCCCAATCCAGATCCGTTGActgcaaaaaaaacaacaacagcGAGATATCTCAGTATGTCCTCTTCGGGCTATGTGGATGTTCCTCGCTGCTCGGTGATCtttgatggcaccaactatgctgagTTTGTGGGCTTCATGCGTATCCATATGCGCGGTCTTCTGCTGTGGGGCGTGCTCTCTGGCGAGGTAGCTTGTCCGCCCTgtcccgtgaaggaaatatgccctagaggcaataataaagttattatttatttccttatatcatgataaaggtttattattcatgctagaattgtattaaacggaaacataatacatgtgtgaatacatagacaaacagagtgtcactagtatgcctctacttgactagctcgttaatcaaagatggttatgtttcctaaccatggacaaagagttgtcatttgattaacgggatcacatcattagttgaatgatctgattgacatgacccattccattagcttagcactcgatcgtttagtatgttgctattgctttcttcatgacttatacatgttcctatgactatgagattatgtaactcccgtgtgccggaggaacactttgtgtgctaccaaacgtcacaacataactgggtgattataaaggggctctaaaggtgtctccaaaggtacatgttgggttgacgtatttcgagattaggatttgtcactccgatcgtcggagaggtatctctgggccctctcggtaatgcacatcacttaagccttgcaagcattgcaactaatgagttagttgcgagatgatgtattacggaatgagtaaagagacttgccggtaacgagattgaactaggtattggataccgacgatcgaatctcgggcaagtaacata
It encodes:
- the LOC119298602 gene encoding L-gulonolactone oxidase 2-like, which produces MVLTVLLLVLLAGLAGSSPPPEPVVCARGTSDCTVSNAFGSFLDRTVCRAASATFPRTEKELVAAVAAAAAAKGKVKVATKHSHSFPKLACPGGSDGTIISTERLNRVVSVDLAKRLMTVESGMVLRDLIQAASAKGLALPHSPYWSGLTIGGLLATGAHGSSLWGKGGAVHEYVVGMRIVTPAPASQGFAVVRKLCADHPDLNAAKVSLGVLGVVSQVTLALQPMFKRSVTFVTRDDSDMAEKAARWGDLHEFGDMAWLPQLRKVIYREDDRVAIKTVGHGLNDHLGFRSNPTASLIRGRVTMELLEKNINAIARCKAANATVSLFETAAYGFTNNGSMFTGYPVVGFQHQIQASGACLGSQEDALLTSCAWDPRIRGTFFYTNGYSIALSRVPAFIADMQQLRDRSPLSFCGIDASMGMLLRYVKASSAYLGKPEDSIDFDISYYRSYSKGEPNPHYDVLDELQQMALHKYNAIPHWGKNRNFAFEGTMAKHPKADKFLEVKQRYDPDGIFSSEWSDQVLGINGSPAIFEKRCAIEGLCICSDDSHCAPEEGYYCLPGKVYTDARVCSFQPAF